In one Silene latifolia isolate original U9 population chromosome 10, ASM4854445v1, whole genome shotgun sequence genomic region, the following are encoded:
- the LOC141608374 gene encoding uncharacterized protein LOC141608374, which translates to MNWKREIMLALMSKNKDGFITGTCQKPAGTDKKYEHWKRVDILVMQWILHSIEKKLRENFKYVTSARQLWGELVECYGQINSLELYQLKKDLGAISQDNSIVVEYYSRLKKTWEEIDALDPIPQCTCGAMNSCTCVLLKRMFDREMQSKLLQLLMGLNSSFENVKSNILTMEPMPTINKVLGLLQKVEKQKSISDTAGALTEANAYASIKHPSTQPESSSKRVKLDTEEKPVKVCSHCRSQGGYGSQGGYGLQGGYGRGRGRSNSYHKKGSNVYKRTAANNADAVRYSTEESDQLSPFDDNEYDYYTTEHVFSQAKSSDQQSFGTEEMVDKVVQKVIKALADNSAHSNASFALPATSFAGITSASKTLTPGTKGHSNVWIVDSGASDHMTSCLSLVHNVRSLKQPILVGLPDGSTKLVHKTGTVYLTASITLYNVPIIPILSENLLS; encoded by the exons ATGAATTGGAAAAGAGAGATTATGCTTGCTTTAATGTCCAAAAACAAGGACGGTTTCATCACAGGAACTTGTCAGAAACCAGCTGGAACTGATAAAAAGTATGAACACTGGAAACGAGTTGACATTCTTGTGATGCAATGGATTTTACATTCTATTGAGAAGAAATTGCGTGAAAATTTCAAGTACGTCACTTCTGCTAGACAACTTTGGGGCGAATTAGTTGAATGCTATGGTCAAATCAATAGCCTTGAGTTGTATCAGTTAAAAAAGGATTTAGGTGCTATATCTCAGGATAATTCCATCGTAGTTGAGTACTACAGTCGTCTGAAAAAGACTTGGGAGGAGATTGATGCACTTGATCCTATTCCTCAGTGCACTTGTGGTGCAATGAATTCTTGTACTTGTGTACTTTTAAAGAGAATGTTTGATAGAGAGATGCAATCAAAGTTACTGCAACTTCTTATGGGTTTGAATTCCAGTTTTGAGAATGTCAAGAGTAACATTCTCACTATGGAGCCTATGCCTACTATCAACAAGGTTTTGGGACTCCTTCAGAAGGTTGAGAAGCAGAAATCTATCAGTGATACTGCTGGTGCCTTGACAGAGGCCAATGCTTATGCCAGCATCAAGCATCCTTCCACACAGCCTGAATCTTCCTCCAAAAGAGTGAAGCTGGACACAGAAGAAAAGCCAGTCAAAGTCTGCTCACACT GCAGATCACAAGGAGGCTATGGATCTCAGGGTGGTTATGGACTTCAAGGAGGATATGGTAGAGGAAGAGGTCGTTCTAATAGCTATCACAAGAAAGGTAGCAATGTCTACAAAAGAACTGCAGCAAATAATGCAGATGCTGTGAGGTATAGCACTGAAGAGAGTGATCAACTTTCACCATTTGATGACAATGAATATGATTACTACACCACTGAACACGTCTTTAGTCAAGCAAAATCTTCTGATCAACAAAGTTTTGGGACTGAAGAGATGGTGGACAAGGTTGTTCAGAAGGTTATAAAAGCTCTTGCTGATAACTCAGCTCATTCTAATGCTTCTTTTGCTCTTCCTGCTACAAGCTTTGCAGGTATAACATCTGCTTCTAAAACTCTAACTCCTGGTACTAAGGGTCATTCTAATGTCTGGATAGTTGACTCAGGGGCTTCGGACCACATGACTTCTTGTCTGTCCTTAGTACACAATGTTAGAAGTCTCAAACAACCAATTTTAGTAGGATTACCAGATGGTAGCACTAAATTGGTCCACAAAACTGGTACAGTCTATTTGACTGCTTCCATTACTCTATATAATGTCCCGATCATACCGATTTTAAGCGAGAATCTTTTATCGTAG